A single region of the Triticum dicoccoides isolate Atlit2015 ecotype Zavitan chromosome 2B, WEW_v2.0, whole genome shotgun sequence genome encodes:
- the LOC119368684 gene encoding 60S ribosomal protein L5, mitochondrial-like, with protein sequence MMFPLHFHYEDVLRQDLLLKLNHANVMEVPGLFEIRLVPKAASDFRIQFGKLAMEILCGQIFIQTQRGPYFQAGKSFRSNPFLGSEKDTGYVSDFARQSVLRGHGMYHFLVKIFTVMSMLDSPVEIRENSIKFFMETEFREFSPDLEDHFEIFEHIRGFNVTIVTSANTKDETLLLWSGFLLKDEGETK encoded by the coding sequence ATGatgtttccactccattttcattacgAAGATGTATTACGTCAGGATCTATTGCTCAAACTGAATCACGCCAATGTTATGGAAGTTCCTGGATTGTTTGAAATAAGATTAGTACCAAAAGCTGCCTCTGATTTCAGAATCCAATTTGGAAAATTGGCTATGGAGATTTTGTGCGGTCAGATATTCATACAGACACAAAGGGGCCCCTATTTTCAAGCAGGAAAGTCGTTTCGATCCAATCCATTCTTGGGGTCCGAAAAAGACACTGGATATGTCAGTGACTTTGCACGACAAAGCGTTCTCCGAGGGCATGGAATGTACCATTTTTTGGTCAAAATCTTTACAGTAATGTCTATGTTGGATTCTCCGGTCGAAATACGGGAAAACTCCATCAAATTCTTTATGGAAACGGAGTTTCGCGAATTCTCCCCGGACCTGGAAGATCATTTCGAGATCTTTGAGCATATTCGAGGGTTCAAtgtgactattgtcacttcggccaATACAAAAGATGAGACTTTACTACTGTGGAGCGGCTTTTTGCTAAAAGATGAGGGGGAAACTAAGTAA